In Paenibacillus sp. G2S3, a single window of DNA contains:
- the nrdF gene encoding class 1b ribonucleoside-diphosphate reductase subunit beta, with protein MTAIQAVNWNRPDDDFSLMFWNQNIMQFWTDDEIPLSDDKMSWLTLSEQEKDSYMKVLGGLTLLDTIQGGVGMPQIMEHVEGLQRKAVLGFMGMMEQIHAKSYSSIFTTLSSTEEIDSVFRWVEENPYLQFKAETISQYYKKIDSPKDLYLAMAASVLLESYLFYSGFFYPLYLAGQGKMTCSGEIIDLILRDESIHGVYVGVLAQEIFDVLPEDEQRELHQKLVDLLRLLHENEERYTEQIYAPIGLVDEVKTFLRYNANKAMMNLGHDPLFDEEEINPIVQNGISTHTKQHDFFSKKGNGYVRALNVEPLKDEDFQF; from the coding sequence ATGACCGCTATCCAAGCCGTTAACTGGAACCGTCCTGACGACGATTTCTCATTGATGTTCTGGAATCAGAACATTATGCAATTCTGGACGGACGATGAAATCCCATTATCCGATGATAAAATGTCCTGGCTCACGCTCAGTGAGCAAGAAAAGGACTCCTATATGAAGGTACTCGGCGGACTCACGCTGCTGGATACGATTCAAGGCGGAGTAGGTATGCCGCAGATTATGGAGCATGTCGAAGGTCTTCAGCGCAAGGCTGTACTTGGCTTTATGGGCATGATGGAACAGATCCACGCCAAATCGTACAGTAGCATTTTCACCACTTTGTCCTCCACGGAGGAGATTGACAGTGTGTTCCGCTGGGTTGAAGAGAACCCTTATCTGCAGTTCAAGGCAGAGACCATATCACAATATTACAAAAAAATAGATTCACCCAAAGATCTGTACCTTGCCATGGCAGCCTCAGTGCTGCTCGAAAGCTACTTGTTCTACAGTGGCTTCTTCTACCCGCTTTATCTAGCTGGCCAAGGCAAAATGACATGCAGCGGTGAGATCATCGACCTTATTCTGCGTGATGAGAGCATCCATGGCGTCTATGTCGGTGTACTGGCGCAGGAGATCTTTGACGTGCTCCCAGAAGACGAACAACGCGAGCTTCACCAGAAGTTAGTAGACCTCCTCAGACTGCTGCATGAGAATGAAGAACGTTATACCGAGCAGATCTATGCTCCCATCGGACTGGTTGACGAGGTCAAGACCTTCCTTAGATACAATGCTAACAAAGCCATGATGAATCTGGGTCATGATCCGCTCTTCGACGAGGAAGAGATCAATCCGATTGTTCAGAATGGCATCAGTACCCACACCAAGCAGCATGATTTCTTCTCGAAAAAAGGTAACGGATACGTCCGGGCGCTTAACGTGGAGCCTTTGAAAGATGAAGATTTTCAATTTTAA
- the nrdE gene encoding class 1b ribonucleoside-diphosphate reductase subunit alpha: MRHIELNNMLMKRDESGFFQLDKDLEAVAEFMRDVERRSLVFANTKAKVDYMIEQDFYENFYEQYSLAEIEEVYQITHSYNFSFPSYMAASKFYTDYAVKTNDRKQYLEHYPDRVAAVALHLGRGNAATAGMLARSMMEQRLQPATPTFLNAGKSRRGELVSCFLIEMDDSLNSINYVLNTCMQLSKIGGGVAVNLSKLRSRGETIKGVEDAAKGIIPVLKLMEDGFSYADQMGQRKGSGAAYYNIFGWDVLEFLDSKKINADEKTRLKTLSIGLIIPNRFYKLAKDNEPLYVFAPYSVYKAYGTHLDDMDLDDMYDKLLADPRVKKKKAMSARDMLTKIAMIQLESGYPYIMNKSNANAAHALKNVGQIKMSNLCTEIFQLQETSEIADYGQEDTIRRDVSCNLASLNIVNVMEHGKIRESVHEGMIALTAVSDMTSISNAPGVAKANKEMHSVGLGVMNLHGYLAKNKIAYESEQARDFARTFFMTMNYHSLEKSMEIAAATGRSFHGFEASDYATGAYFERYLTTDYRPVTPRVQELFGDIFIPSPADWEQLRDAVKANGLYHAYRLAIAPTASISYIQNATSSVMPIVEQIETRTYANSTTYYPMPYLRPDNVFFYKSAYQMDQFKVIDLIAEIQPHIDQGISTVLHVNSDVSTRELARSYLYAAHKGLKSLYYTRTKKLSVEECLTCSI; encoded by the coding sequence TTGCGGCATATTGAATTAAACAACATGTTGATGAAGAGAGACGAAAGTGGTTTTTTTCAATTGGATAAAGACCTTGAGGCAGTAGCCGAATTTATGCGGGATGTAGAACGGCGAAGCTTGGTTTTTGCGAATACAAAAGCCAAGGTTGATTATATGATTGAACAGGATTTCTACGAAAATTTTTATGAGCAGTACAGCTTGGCAGAGATTGAAGAAGTCTACCAAATTACCCATTCTTATAACTTCAGTTTTCCATCCTATATGGCAGCTTCGAAGTTCTACACGGATTACGCTGTAAAAACCAATGACCGCAAGCAGTACCTAGAGCATTACCCGGACCGTGTGGCGGCAGTTGCCCTTCATCTTGGACGCGGGAACGCCGCTACTGCGGGCATGCTTGCCCGTTCGATGATGGAGCAGCGCCTGCAGCCAGCGACTCCTACCTTCTTAAATGCCGGCAAGAGCCGTCGCGGTGAGCTTGTCTCCTGCTTCCTTATCGAAATGGACGACTCGCTTAATTCGATCAACTATGTGCTCAATACCTGCATGCAGCTATCGAAGATTGGCGGCGGCGTGGCTGTCAACCTGTCCAAGCTCCGTTCCCGCGGAGAGACAATCAAGGGTGTCGAGGATGCGGCTAAGGGCATTATACCTGTGCTCAAGCTGATGGAGGACGGCTTCTCCTATGCTGACCAGATGGGTCAACGTAAAGGTTCTGGAGCCGCCTACTACAATATTTTTGGCTGGGATGTTCTTGAATTTCTCGACAGTAAGAAGATCAACGCCGATGAAAAAACAAGACTCAAAACCCTTTCCATCGGCCTGATCATTCCGAATCGCTTCTATAAGCTGGCGAAGGACAATGAACCACTCTATGTATTTGCCCCTTACAGTGTGTACAAGGCCTACGGCACGCATCTTGATGACATGGATTTGGATGATATGTACGATAAGCTGCTAGCTGATCCACGTGTCAAAAAGAAAAAGGCCATGAGCGCGCGGGATATGCTAACCAAAATTGCCATGATCCAGTTGGAATCTGGCTATCCATATATTATGAACAAGAGCAACGCTAATGCGGCCCATGCCCTGAAAAACGTTGGACAGATCAAAATGTCCAACCTCTGCACGGAAATCTTCCAGCTGCAGGAAACCTCAGAAATTGCTGACTACGGACAGGAAGATACCATCCGCCGTGATGTAAGCTGCAATCTGGCTTCCTTGAACATTGTCAACGTGATGGAGCATGGCAAAATCCGTGAATCGGTACATGAAGGCATGATCGCCTTGACTGCAGTCAGCGATATGACCAGCATCTCTAATGCCCCAGGCGTAGCCAAAGCTAACAAAGAGATGCACTCCGTCGGTCTCGGCGTCATGAATCTGCACGGCTATCTGGCCAAGAACAAGATCGCTTATGAGAGCGAACAGGCTCGCGATTTTGCCCGGACCTTCTTCATGACCATGAACTACCATTCACTGGAGAAAAGCATGGAGATCGCTGCTGCAACCGGCCGGTCTTTCCATGGATTTGAGGCTTCTGATTATGCTACAGGAGCTTATTTTGAGCGTTACCTGACTACGGATTACCGCCCTGTAACGCCAAGGGTACAAGAGCTGTTCGGAGATATTTTCATCCCATCCCCAGCAGACTGGGAACAACTGCGGGATGCAGTAAAAGCAAATGGCCTCTACCATGCTTACCGTTTGGCAATTGCGCCAACAGCCAGCATTTCCTATATTCAAAATGCTACTTCAAGCGTTATGCCTATTGTAGAGCAGATTGAAACACGGACTTATGCCAATTCAACGACTTACTATCCGATGCCGTACCTGCGTCCGGACAATGTATTTTTCTATAAATCGGCTTACCAAATGGATCAGTTCAAGGTGATAGATTTGATCGCGGAAATTCAGCCCCATATCGATCAGGGCATCTCGACCGTTCTGCATGTGAACAGCGATGTCTCAACCAGAGAACTGGCCCGCTCCTATCTGTACGCGGCGCATAAAGGCCTGAAGTCGCTGTATTACACCCGGACCAAAAAGCTGTCCGTTGAGGAATGCCTCACCTGCTCGATCTAA
- the nrdI gene encoding class Ib ribonucleoside-diphosphate reductase assembly flavoprotein NrdI, giving the protein MLVAYDSKTGNVKRFIGKLKLPAVQIEEHMTIDEPYVLITYTTGFGQIPEKVSTFLKNNNSNLKGIAASGNKNWGELFAHSADLIADRYNVPVIGKFELSGTFGDVERIKQEVSRVAAY; this is encoded by the coding sequence ATGCTAGTCGCATACGATTCGAAAACGGGAAACGTCAAACGCTTCATTGGTAAGCTTAAGCTGCCAGCTGTGCAGATTGAAGAGCATATGACCATTGATGAGCCCTATGTGCTTATTACATATACCACCGGCTTTGGACAGATTCCAGAGAAGGTGTCTACTTTCTTGAAGAACAATAATTCCAATTTGAAAGGCATCGCCGCCAGCGGCAACAAGAACTGGGGCGAGCTGTTCGCGCATAGCGCAGACTTGATTGCAGATCGGTACAATGTACCAGTTATCGGTAAATTTGAGCTATCGGGCACATTTGGTGATGTGGAACGAATTAAACAGGAGGTGAGCCGAGTTGCGGCATATTGA
- the sigK gene encoding RNA polymerase sporulation sigma factor SigK produces the protein MPGFLSTIALLIKELTLLVSYVRNNAFPQPLSEQEESKYLGMMAEGDAKARNLLIEHNLRLVAHIVKKFDNTGEDMEDLISIGTIGLIKAIESYRPNKGTKLATFAARCIENEILMHLRSLKKTRKDVSLHDPIGTDKEGNEITLIDILGSEADDVIKEVDLKIEKSKIYRNLDILDDREKEVVVGRFGLDTGGEERTQREIAKELGISRSYVSRIEKRALMKLYHEFYKAKR, from the coding sequence TTGCCTGGATTCTTAAGTACGATCGCGTTGCTAATCAAAGAACTGACGTTGCTGGTATCCTACGTAAGGAACAACGCATTTCCACAGCCGCTCTCGGAGCAGGAGGAAAGCAAATACTTAGGCATGATGGCTGAAGGGGATGCAAAAGCCCGGAATTTGCTTATCGAGCACAATTTGAGACTTGTCGCCCATATAGTAAAAAAATTCGATAATACTGGGGAAGACATGGAGGATCTGATCTCCATCGGAACTATTGGTCTGATCAAAGCTATTGAAAGCTACCGCCCGAACAAAGGGACAAAGCTAGCCACTTTTGCTGCCCGATGTATCGAAAACGAAATTCTGATGCACTTAAGATCTTTGAAGAAAACACGGAAAGACGTATCTCTGCACGATCCAATTGGGACAGACAAGGAAGGAAATGAAATCACGCTGATCGATATCCTTGGTTCGGAAGCGGATGATGTTATTAAAGAAGTGGATTTGAAGATCGAGAAGAGTAAGATTTATCGTAATCTTGATATTCTGGATGACCGAGAGAAAGAAGTTGTGGTGGGTAGGTTTGGGCTGGATACAGGTGGAGAAGAGAGGACGCAGCGGGAGATTGCCAAGGAGTTGGGGATCTCGCGGAGTTATGTTTCGCGGATAGAGAAGAGGGCGCTCATGAAGTTGTATCATGAGTTTTATAAGGCGAAGCGGTAA
- a CDS encoding histidine kinase N-terminal 7TM domain-containing protein, with protein MDSKLAAYITLVCTSAVLNLSILVFTYWRRHYYTNIANLFMWNTLTSMIYCFGYAFSLTSTSLEQLRFWNIVQYAGMPFFPPLGLMFVMQYLGYKITRKRIIALLTMPCITFLINVTNESHHFYYRIYDIHSVLGAPYSEIEYGAWFAVHNIYIFCCMLAALLLLLSRWKETVSVYRSQLFALICGQLLPIMTAFLLFIGVTPDGIDPVPMVIWFSSVLYLWSITSSRMLSIMPIAKETIFNSMNDGVIVLNDTYQLIEYNQACKSMFSELDRSTLGQPFDQVWYMLTDQSFPVQLDTISDKLNVTIHQGNYIYQLRISMLQQSNNNSGLLIIFTDITELHTLQQKLEHQAYYDDLTQIYNRRAFFQKSEQSLMKAKGELSSFVIILFDIDFFKKVNDTYGHQTGDQMLVHVAQICKAEMGEHILFARYGGEEFVLALPGYTLAEGENFANYLRFCIEQKPLVENEKLVTITSSFGVSVTTGAVEETIHQLLHKADEALYAAKRAGRNQVRVFNEKYEYVE; from the coding sequence TTGGATTCGAAGCTAGCAGCATATATAACATTAGTTTGTACTTCGGCTGTTCTGAATTTGTCTATACTTGTCTTTACTTATTGGAGGAGACATTATTATACAAATATCGCTAATTTGTTCATGTGGAATACATTAACTTCAATGATTTATTGCTTTGGTTATGCCTTTAGCTTAACATCGACTTCGTTAGAACAGCTTAGATTTTGGAATATTGTACAGTATGCAGGGATGCCATTTTTCCCTCCGTTAGGATTAATGTTTGTCATGCAATATTTGGGTTATAAAATAACGAGAAAAAGAATAATCGCGCTACTTACAATGCCTTGTATTACTTTTCTCATCAATGTAACTAATGAATCCCATCATTTTTACTATAGAATATATGATATCCATTCGGTGCTTGGGGCTCCATATAGTGAGATTGAGTATGGGGCATGGTTTGCCGTACATAATATTTACATTTTCTGTTGTATGTTAGCTGCGCTCTTATTGCTGCTTTCACGCTGGAAGGAAACCGTTAGTGTATATCGATCTCAATTATTTGCCCTCATCTGCGGTCAATTGCTTCCAATAATGACTGCATTTTTATTATTCATAGGAGTGACACCCGATGGTATCGATCCTGTACCCATGGTTATTTGGTTTTCTTCTGTTTTGTACCTTTGGTCTATTACCTCCTCTCGAATGTTATCAATAATGCCAATTGCGAAGGAAACGATCTTTAATAGTATGAACGATGGTGTCATTGTACTTAATGATACCTATCAATTAATCGAATATAATCAAGCTTGTAAAAGTATGTTTAGTGAATTGGATCGATCAACGTTAGGGCAGCCATTTGATCAAGTTTGGTATATGCTAACGGATCAATCATTCCCTGTTCAATTAGATACGATCTCAGATAAATTGAATGTTACGATTCATCAAGGTAATTATATATATCAGCTACGTATTTCTATGCTTCAACAATCTAATAATAACTCTGGCTTACTAATTATATTTACGGATATAACAGAGCTACATACATTACAACAAAAGTTAGAGCATCAAGCCTATTATGATGATCTTACACAAATATACAATCGTCGTGCCTTTTTCCAGAAAAGTGAGCAAAGCTTAATGAAAGCAAAGGGTGAATTATCATCCTTTGTGATTATTCTATTTGATATTGATTTTTTCAAAAAAGTGAACGACACTTATGGGCATCAAACCGGAGATCAAATGCTAGTACATGTGGCTCAAATATGTAAGGCTGAGATGGGAGAACATATACTATTTGCTAGATATGGTGGTGAAGAATTTGTACTCGCTTTACCTGGTTATACACTAGCGGAAGGGGAAAACTTCGCTAATTACCTTAGATTTTGCATTGAACAGAAGCCTCTAGTTGAAAATGAAAAATTGGTAACGATTACCTCTAGTTTTGGGGTATCCGTAACGACAGGAGCTGTGGAGGAAACAATCCATCAACTTCTTCATAAAGCTGATGAAGCACTTTATGCTGCCAAAAGAGCTGGTCGAAATCAAGTGCGGGTTTTTAATGAAAAGTACGAATATGTGGAATAG
- a CDS encoding family 43 glycosylhydrolase, translating into MGVQQEELRVIKPLIEQRADPFICRHSDGYYYFVASVPEYNRIEIRRAQDLEGLITSAPVVIWRKRETGILSANIWAPELHFIDGKWYVYFAAAHTSETTEGLFDHRMYVLENENANPLEGSWTERGQVRTAWESFSLDATTFEHNGSLYYVWAQKDPEIEGNSNLYISKMSNPWTLIGAQTMITMPEYDWEIIGYKVNEGAAFVRKDNRVFLTYSASATDFNYCMGLLEADADSDLLDAASWRKSKVPVLTTDESISMYGPGHNSFTVSETGEKTLFVFHARTYKHIVGDPLYDPNRHTFVAELLWTDDGRPDFRGSVAALARSVQYE; encoded by the coding sequence ATGGGAGTCCAACAAGAGGAGTTACGCGTCATTAAACCATTGATCGAGCAACGAGCTGATCCTTTTATATGCCGACATTCAGATGGTTATTATTATTTCGTGGCCTCGGTTCCAGAGTATAATCGGATTGAGATCCGTAGGGCACAGGACCTTGAAGGGCTTATTACATCAGCTCCTGTAGTGATCTGGAGAAAGAGAGAGACTGGCATTCTTAGTGCCAATATTTGGGCGCCAGAGCTGCATTTTATTGATGGAAAATGGTACGTATATTTCGCTGCCGCGCATACGTCGGAAACGACAGAAGGCTTGTTCGACCATCGGATGTATGTACTGGAGAATGAAAATGCAAATCCGCTCGAAGGCAGCTGGACGGAAAGAGGACAGGTTCGTACCGCGTGGGAAAGCTTCTCCCTCGATGCCACTACCTTTGAGCACAATGGTAGCCTCTATTACGTATGGGCACAAAAGGATCCGGAAATCGAAGGCAACTCTAATCTCTACATATCTAAAATGAGCAATCCGTGGACGTTGATTGGGGCGCAAACGATGATTACGATGCCCGAATATGACTGGGAGATCATCGGGTATAAAGTGAACGAAGGCGCGGCATTTGTTCGCAAAGATAATCGGGTATTCCTCACTTACTCTGCTAGCGCTACTGATTTCAATTATTGCATGGGCTTGCTTGAAGCCGATGCGGACTCGGATTTGCTCGATGCTGCCTCATGGCGCAAGTCGAAAGTACCGGTTCTCACGACTGATGAGAGCATCTCGATGTATGGTCCTGGTCATAATAGTTTCACGGTGTCAGAGACTGGCGAGAAGACGCTGTTTGTGTTCCACGCAAGAACGTATAAGCATATTGTAGGAGATCCGCTATACGATCCGAATCGCCATACATTTGTAGCGGAGCTGTTGTGGACGGATGACGGCAGACCTGATTTTCGCGGCTCTGTTGCGGCACTTGCACGTTCTGTACAATACGAATAG
- a CDS encoding carbohydrate ABC transporter permease, with translation MKNNLIARIVIISTFIILFVIIMVPFYAVALSSFKPGEALIRYGLNLSLNFEIMSFDNFIYLFTGQHDYFVWFWNSMTLTIIQVALTLFVSAFVAYGFAAYDFKGKNFLFICVLLIMMVPFEILLVPLYSLINDLQMVNSYSAIILPGIANAGTIFFFRQYLRSIPKEIIQSGRVDGANEYAIYFRVIMPIMKPSFAAMAILNGMNSWNNLLWPFMVLGDQNKYTLPIGLKTLLTPYGNNYDLLIVGSFFSIIPIFILFIAFQKYFIDGMTAGAVKG, from the coding sequence ATGAAGAACAACTTAATTGCTAGAATAGTCATAATTAGTACCTTTATTATACTATTCGTTATAATTATGGTTCCATTCTATGCAGTGGCCCTCTCTTCCTTTAAACCAGGTGAAGCTTTAATAAGATATGGTCTTAACTTAAGTTTGAATTTTGAAATAATGAGTTTTGATAATTTTATCTATTTATTTACTGGACAACATGATTATTTTGTATGGTTTTGGAACAGTATGACGTTAACAATCATTCAGGTTGCTTTAACACTGTTTGTAAGCGCTTTTGTTGCATATGGTTTTGCAGCGTATGATTTCAAAGGTAAGAACTTCCTCTTTATATGTGTGTTGCTCATTATGATGGTGCCATTTGAAATATTGCTGGTTCCTTTGTACAGCTTAATAAATGATTTGCAAATGGTGAATAGCTATTCGGCAATCATTCTGCCGGGTATAGCTAATGCCGGGACGATATTCTTCTTTAGGCAATATCTCAGAAGCATACCAAAAGAAATTATTCAATCTGGGCGAGTTGATGGAGCAAACGAATATGCGATATATTTCAGAGTGATTATGCCGATTATGAAGCCTTCCTTTGCGGCAATGGCCATTCTGAATGGTATGAATAGCTGGAATAATCTATTGTGGCCATTCATGGTGTTGGGAGATCAAAATAAATATACACTGCCAATCGGTTTAAAAACATTGTTAACTCCTTATGGGAATAACTATGACCTTCTGATCGTGGGCTCCTTCTTCTCCATCATTCCAATCTTCATATTGTTTATCGCTTTCCAGAAATATTTCATTGATGGTATGACTGCGGGTGCTGTTAAAGGTTAG
- a CDS encoding sugar ABC transporter permease — translation MIKKFVYSQKVAPYVFVLPFIIIFLIFWSYPLVNSFVMSFQDRMLGQDPKWVGEANYSKLFTDKVFLTAIKNSVVYMLGTLVLLIPFPMLFAVMINSKLMLGREFFKSSFFLPALTSVAVAGTIFRLTFGEMDGSLMNSFIGLFGVEPTKFLKDAEWSMAALLILACWRWTGVNMLYYLSGLKNIDNDYYEAASIDGASAWQKFRSITMPLLKPTTIYVTTISVYAGLAMFTESLMMFNGNNSPKNIGLTIVGYLYRQGIEKNKLGYAAAVGIVLLVIAMIINLTQLKFSGMFKKEED, via the coding sequence ATGATAAAGAAATTTGTATACTCTCAAAAGGTTGCACCTTATGTTTTTGTGTTGCCATTCATAATCATATTCTTGATATTCTGGTCTTATCCACTTGTAAATTCATTCGTGATGAGTTTTCAAGATAGGATGTTGGGACAGGATCCAAAATGGGTTGGTGAAGCGAATTATTCGAAGTTATTCACAGATAAAGTGTTTTTGACGGCTATTAAAAATAGCGTTGTATACATGCTAGGAACCTTAGTGCTGTTAATCCCTTTCCCAATGTTATTCGCCGTTATGATAAACAGTAAGTTAATGCTGGGGAGGGAGTTTTTTAAATCTTCGTTCTTTCTTCCTGCATTGACATCTGTCGCAGTGGCGGGTACTATTTTTCGCCTAACATTCGGCGAAATGGATGGTTCATTAATGAACAGTTTTATAGGTCTATTTGGTGTAGAGCCTACTAAATTCTTGAAAGATGCAGAATGGAGTATGGCTGCACTATTAATTCTTGCATGTTGGCGATGGACAGGTGTTAATATGCTGTACTATCTATCTGGTTTGAAAAACATTGACAATGATTATTATGAGGCTGCTTCAATTGACGGGGCATCTGCTTGGCAGAAGTTCAGATCGATTACAATGCCATTATTGAAGCCGACCACGATATATGTTACGACAATTAGTGTTTATGCAGGTTTGGCAATGTTTACCGAGAGCTTAATGATGTTTAACGGTAACAATTCACCGAAAAATATTGGCCTAACTATAGTTGGATATTTGTATAGACAAGGAATTGAGAAGAATAAGCTCGGTTACGCTGCAGCAGTTGGTATCGTTCTATTAGTCATTGCTATGATTATCAATTTAACGCAGTTGAAATTTAGTGGAATGTTCAAAAAGGAGGAGGATTAA
- a CDS encoding extracellular solute-binding protein, translated as MKKRITLISIVTILMMSLVLSACSKSSSSSTETQQLGADAGENATEMSFWTFVDLHGKHLDKMLGLWNQQNPDKQIKLNVTVMPYDDMHNKLLLAVTSGKGAPDIADIELGQFPKFLDGDNVPLESLNDVFAPYKDVVVPSRVDIYTKADQVYGFDYHVGATLAFYNTEILEQAGVDYKTIKTWEDYKQAGIKVYEKTGKYLGTADTSATWQASLLLAQQNADFTDENGNPKVNSPEMIKAFEMLVDLQKNNVIHTIPGGQPDTEEAKGEYNKGNYASALMPEWYMSRFVNEMKDLKGKYAIAPLPVFEEGNPRSVGLGGTGTVVTKTGKDVQLAKEFVAFAKLSKEATTEIWNTLGFDPINMEVWKDEAVTKNPDNEYVQYFKTNAFDTLNEIKDEIRAIKSVKASPTIGNVLNTVTLNAIFEDGQDVKEALDEAQAAIEQELK; from the coding sequence ATGAAAAAACGCATTACATTAATCTCCATCGTTACAATCCTTATGATGTCACTAGTTTTGTCGGCATGTAGTAAGTCTTCTAGTTCATCAACGGAAACACAGCAGTTAGGCGCTGATGCCGGTGAGAATGCAACAGAAATGTCATTTTGGACATTCGTAGATTTGCATGGCAAGCATTTGGATAAAATGCTGGGGTTATGGAACCAACAGAATCCAGACAAACAGATTAAGTTGAATGTAACGGTTATGCCTTACGATGATATGCACAACAAGCTCTTATTGGCAGTTACAAGCGGAAAAGGTGCTCCTGATATTGCGGATATCGAGCTTGGTCAATTCCCTAAATTCTTGGACGGGGACAACGTTCCACTGGAATCTTTGAATGATGTATTTGCACCATACAAAGACGTTGTCGTTCCTTCACGTGTCGATATTTACACCAAAGCTGACCAGGTTTATGGCTTTGATTATCATGTAGGTGCTACGCTTGCTTTCTACAACACGGAAATTCTCGAACAAGCAGGTGTTGACTACAAGACAATCAAAACTTGGGAAGATTACAAACAAGCAGGTATCAAGGTTTATGAAAAGACTGGTAAGTACTTAGGTACTGCTGATACATCCGCTACGTGGCAAGCCTCGCTGTTACTTGCTCAGCAAAACGCTGATTTTACAGATGAAAATGGCAATCCAAAAGTTAACTCACCTGAGATGATTAAAGCGTTTGAAATGTTAGTCGACCTGCAGAAGAATAATGTTATTCATACGATCCCAGGCGGACAACCCGACACAGAAGAAGCAAAAGGCGAATACAACAAAGGCAACTACGCAAGCGCATTGATGCCTGAGTGGTACATGTCCCGCTTTGTAAACGAAATGAAGGACCTTAAAGGTAAGTATGCAATTGCTCCATTGCCTGTATTCGAAGAAGGTAATCCTCGTTCCGTTGGCTTAGGCGGTACTGGCACAGTTGTTACTAAGACTGGTAAAGACGTTCAGTTGGCAAAAGAGTTTGTAGCTTTTGCTAAGCTTTCGAAAGAAGCTACTACTGAAATCTGGAATACACTTGGATTTGACCCAATCAATATGGAAGTATGGAAAGATGAGGCTGTAACGAAAAACCCTGATAACGAATACGTCCAGTATTTTAAAACAAATGCATTTGATACTTTGAATGAAATTAAAGACGAAATTCGGGCTATCAAATCCGTAAAAGCTTCACCGACGATCGGCAATGTGCTCAATACGGTTACTCTGAATGCGATCTTTGAAGATGGCCAAGACGTGAAGGAAGCTCTCGATGAAGCACAGGCAGCAATTGAACAAGAATTGAAATAA